A genomic segment from Bubalus bubalis isolate 160015118507 breed Murrah chromosome 5, NDDB_SH_1, whole genome shotgun sequence encodes:
- the EML3 gene encoding echinoderm microtubule-associated protein-like 3 isoform X7 → MRLRLWFPRSSAELHISPLVLHGTPCLCGGWDRQQEGSSARFLACPARRRPLILFPPSPPLWERFQAWSCLEGAVLLDRCKVRGRENPLNSLSPGEGPAQEALQSLSRRLQVQEKEMELVKAALAEALRLLRLQAPSTSLQDPGTLGPPRDSSPAAPPGLPPTCSPSLVSRGTQTEAEMEVEPSPGPPGLSNGPPAPPGGSEEPSGTQSEGGGSSSSGTGSPGPPGILRLAQPPQRTDTPRRNSSSSSPSERPRQKLSRKAASSANLLLRSGSTERKKGTSAPGAPAVYPALCQPLDLLHLIQSPRHPWGVGGLMLFIGQVRKQAQRGRGGKDPLSSPGGPGSRRSNYNLEGISVKMFLRGRPITMYIPSGIRSLEELPSGPPPETLSLDWVYGYRGRDSRSNLFVLRSGEVVYFIACVVVLYRPGGGPGGPGGGGQRHYRGHTDCVRCLAVHPDGVRVASGQTAGVDKDGKPLQPVVHVWDSETLLKLQEIGLGAFERGVGALAFSVADQGAFLCVVDDSNEHMLSVWDCSRGTKLAEIKSTNDSVLAVGFNPRDSSSIVTSGKSHVHFWNWNGGTGVPGNGTLTRKQGVFGKYKKPKFIPCFVFLPDGDILTGDSEGNILTWGRSLSDSRTPGRGGAKETYGIVAQAHAHEGSIFALCLRRDGTVLSGGGRDRRLVQWGPGLVALQEAEIPEHFGAVRAIAEGPGSELLVGTTKNALLRGDLAQGFSPVIQGHTDELWGLCTHPFQNRFLTCGHDRQLCLWDGEGHALAWSIDLKVAGFGYRNQRNCV, encoded by the exons ATGCGCCTCCGTCTGTGGTTCCCACGTTCCTCGGCAGAACTCCATATTTCCCCCCTGGTACTCCATGGTACTCCCTGTCTTTGCGGAGGCTGGGACAGGCAGCAGGAAGGGAGCTCTGCCAGGTTCCTCGCCTGCCCTGCCAGAAGGAGGCCCTTGATCCTTTTCCCACCGTCTCCTCCCCTCTGGGAGCGCTTCCAAGCCTGGAGTTGCTTGGAGGGGGCAGTCCTATTGGACAGATGCAAAGTTAGAGGGAGAGAGAATCCCCTCAATAGCCTTTCcccag GTGAGGGCCCAGCTCAGGAGGCCCTGCAGTCCTTGAGCCGGCGGCTTCAggtgcaggagaaggagatggagcTGGTGAAGGCAGCCTTGGCAGAAGCTCTTCGCCTGCTGCGGCTGCAGGCACCCTCCACCTCCCTGCAGGACCCTGGCACCCTGGGCCCTCCAAGGGACAG CAGCCCCGCAGCGCCCCCAGGACTGCCACCCACATGCAGCCCCTCCTTGGTGAGCCGAGGCACCCAGACGGAAGCAGAGATGGAGGTGGAACCATCCCCTGGCCCCCCCGGGCTGAGCAAcgggcccccagcccctccggGGGGCAGTGAAGAACCTAGCGGGACCCAGTCTGAAGGagggggcagcagcagcagtggcacgGGCTCCCCTGGCCCCCCAGGGATCCTCAGGCTGGCTCAGCCCCCCCAGCGCACTGACAC GCCACGGAGAAATTCTTCCTCCTCATCGCCCTCAGAGCGGCCTCGCCAGAAACTCTCCCGGAAGGCAGCTTCCTCTGCCAACCTGTTATTGCGGTCAGGGAGCACAGAGAG GAAGAAAGGAACAAGTGCTCCTGGGGCGCCTGCTGTGTACCCAGCACTGTGCCAACCCCTCGACCTCCTCCATCTCATTCAGTCCCCACGACATCCTTGGGGGGTAGGTGGTCTCATGCTGTTCATTGGCCAGGTGAGGaagcaggctcagagagg CCGTGGGGGAAAAGACCCCCTCTCCAGCCCCGGCGGTCCTGGCTCTCGGAGGAGCAATTACAATTTAG AAGGCATCTCAGTGAAGATGTTCCTCCGAGGCCGCCCCATTACCATGTACATCCCGTCTGGCATTCGCAGCCTGGAGGAGTTGCCCAGCGGCCCACCCCCGGAGACCCTCAGCCTTGACTGGGT GTATGGGTACCGGGGTCGTGACTCCCGCTCTAATCTGTTTGTGCTGCGCTCTGGGGAGGTGGTCTACTTTATCGCCTGTGTGGTGGTGCTGTACCGGCCTGGGGGAGGCCCCGGGGGCCCTGGAGGTGGTGGCCAGAGACATTACCGGGGGCACACGGACTGTGTTCGATG CCTGGCTGTTCACCCTGATGGTGTGCGTGTAGCCTCAGGACAGACAGCCGGCGTGGATAAAGATGGAAAG CCCCTGCAGCCTGTGGTTCACGTCTGGGACTCCGAGACGCTGCTAAAGCTGCAGGAGATCGGACTGGGGGCCTTCGAGCGGGGTGTGGGGGCCCTGGCCTTTTCAGTTGCG GATCAGGGTGCTTTCCTCTGTGTGGTGGATGATTCCAATGAGCACATGCTGTCGGTGTGGGACTGCAGCCGGGGCACGAAGCTGGCTGAGATCAAG AGTACAAATGACTCAGTCCTCGCCGTTGGCTTCAACCCTCGTGACAGCAGCAGCATCGTCACCAGTGGGAAATCCCACGTCCACTTCTGGAACTGGAATGGTGGAACAGGGGTTCCTGGGAACGGGACCCTCACCAGGAAACAGGGTGTCTTTGGG AAATACAAGAAGCCCAAGTTTATCCCCTGCTTTGTGTTCCTCCCCGATGGAGACATTCTCACTGGAGACTCAGAGGGGAACATCCTCACCTGGGGGCGGAGCCTCTCAGATTCCAGGACCCCAGGAAGGGGTGGGGCCAAAG AGACCTATGGGATTGTGGCCCAGGCCCACGCTCATGAAGGTTCCATCTTCGCCCTGTGTCTCCGGCGGGACGGGACTGTGCTGAGTGGTGGTGGGCGGGACCGCCGGCTGGTCCAGTGGGGGCCCGGATTGGTGGCCCTTCAGGAGGCGGAG ATTCCTGAACACTTTGGGGCCGTGCGGGCCATTGCAGAGGGGCCTGGCTCTGAGCTGCTGGTGGGCACCACGAAGAATGCATTGCTGCGGGGAGATCTGGCCCAGGGCTTCTCCCCTGTAATCCAG GGTCACACGGATGAGCTCTGGGGGCTCTGCACACATCCCTTCCAGAACCGTTTCCTCACCTGTGGCCATGACCGGCAGCTCTGCCTCTGGGATGGGGAGGGCCATGCGCTGGCCTGGAGCATCGACCTCAAG GTGGCTGGTTTTGGATACAGAAACCAGAGAAATTGTGTCTGA